From Mucilaginibacter rubeus, a single genomic window includes:
- a CDS encoding MBL fold metallo-hydrolase, with product MNEEQLYLKPNVVMEPLVDKWYAWSHLISPATAAMNIVGRHLAIIESYLMAPAIHASAVLNPKMKGGPFMDFGGGRIEEVTQLQDQSLEKQNKVIEFAKAIKTLDRLLDAEATGYGLEDLYAKVPDILRGYVELYYDRNNNPGFRFFESLLYQSEFYNKSSQSLAMWITNNDERPFCLSTPRLNEPDVLSLDVPFDHACIDALAKMKRTANSYAAIKEICGITPEQEPLFKTFFTETPPPPYEKYTGDKIRMRYFGHACILVETKDISILVDPLISYYGYSSDVQHFSDVDLPDTIDYVLITHNHQDHILFETLLPLRHKIKNLIVPRTSSGKLEDPDLKLMFNNIGFNNVMDISEMQTIHFNDAIITGLPFIGEHSDMNILTKACYLVKIGDFKLLFLADSRIVEPRLYELVHKFIGNVDVLFIGMECDGAPLTWLYGPLLTKKLARDMDGSRRLAGSDCDKGMALIDIFQPKEAYVYAMGQEPWVEFISSIKYTDESNPIVQSDKLVKLCTDRGIIAERLYGEKELLYNKQVDSLIEQ from the coding sequence ATGAACGAGGAACAATTATATCTGAAACCCAACGTGGTAATGGAGCCACTGGTAGACAAATGGTATGCCTGGAGCCACCTGATTTCTCCGGCAACAGCCGCCATGAATATAGTTGGAAGGCATTTGGCCATTATCGAATCGTATTTAATGGCTCCGGCAATTCATGCCAGTGCTGTGCTCAACCCTAAAATGAAAGGCGGCCCGTTTATGGATTTTGGTGGTGGCAGAATTGAGGAGGTGACCCAGCTTCAAGACCAATCGCTTGAAAAACAGAATAAAGTAATAGAATTTGCTAAAGCGATAAAAACATTAGACAGGCTATTGGACGCCGAAGCAACAGGCTACGGTCTGGAGGATTTGTATGCTAAAGTCCCCGATATTTTACGGGGCTACGTGGAGTTGTATTATGATCGTAATAACAACCCCGGTTTCCGGTTTTTTGAATCATTGCTGTACCAAAGCGAGTTTTATAACAAAAGCTCGCAAAGCCTGGCCATGTGGATCACCAATAACGATGAGCGCCCGTTTTGCCTGAGTACACCACGTCTTAACGAGCCGGATGTTTTAAGTCTGGACGTACCGTTTGACCATGCTTGCATTGATGCTTTGGCCAAAATGAAACGCACAGCCAATAGCTACGCGGCTATTAAAGAAATCTGCGGCATCACCCCGGAGCAGGAACCTTTGTTTAAAACGTTTTTTACAGAAACGCCTCCGCCGCCTTACGAAAAATATACCGGCGACAAGATCAGGATGCGCTATTTTGGCCATGCCTGTATCCTGGTTGAAACTAAGGATATCAGTATTTTGGTCGACCCACTGATTAGTTATTATGGTTATAGCTCGGATGTTCAGCATTTTTCGGATGTTGACCTGCCGGATACTATCGATTATGTACTGATCACCCACAATCACCAGGATCATATCCTGTTTGAAACCCTGTTGCCTTTAAGACATAAAATCAAAAACCTGATAGTTCCCCGTACATCAAGCGGCAAACTGGAAGATCCGGATCTGAAATTAATGTTCAATAACATTGGCTTTAATAATGTAATGGATATCAGCGAAATGCAAACCATCCATTTTAACGATGCCATTATCACTGGTTTGCCTTTTATAGGCGAGCACAGCGATATGAATATCCTTACCAAAGCTTGCTACCTGGTAAAAATAGGCGATTTTAAACTGCTCTTCCTGGCCGATTCAAGAATTGTGGAACCTCGTTTATATGAGCTGGTTCACAAATTTATTGGCAATGTAGACGTGCTTTTTATTGGTATGGAATGCGATGGCGCGCCTTTAACATGGCTGTACGGTCCGCTGCTTACCAAAAAACTGGCCAGAGATATGGATGGCAGCAGGCGTCTTGCCGGCTCCGATTGTGATAAAGGAATGGCGCTTATAGACATTTTTCAACCTAAAGAGGCTTATGTGTACGCCATGGGTCAGGAGCCATGGGTTGAGTTTATCAGCAGTATCAAATACACCGACGAATCAAACCCTATTGTACAATCAGATAAGCTGGTAAAGCTATGTACAGACCGGGGGATAATTGCCGAACGCCTTTACGGCGAAAAGGAGCTATTGTACAATAAGCAGGTTGATAGCCTTATCGAACAATAA
- a CDS encoding glycosyltransferase gives MRIVFFTHPSFLGSQSMPRFANMLTNGMQQRGHETEVWTSKAFFYNLGVPKSLKKWLGYIDQYILFPGQVRKRLKAYPAETLFVFTDHALGPWIPLVVKRPHVIHCHDFLAQQSALGMIAENKTGNSGKKYQQYIRNGYSKGKNFISVSVKTQTDLHQMLGSKPAMSEVVYNGLNQEFTSAEVTLVRMQLSKETSIDLSGGYILHIGGNQWYKNRAGVIQIYNAWRAKNDSKLPLIMLGVTPNPKIIAEYNQSTYKNDIHLLSGKSDLFVRNAYAGASVLLFPSLAEGFGWPIAEAMASGCPVITTGEAPMTEVGGDAAFYIPRQPQDPEGLNEWLQTSSNLLNTVLTSSAQQRTEMISKGFINVGRFDTDVTLNEIEKIYQQIVTS, from the coding sequence ATGCGCATCGTTTTCTTCACCCATCCTTCGTTTTTAGGTTCACAGAGTATGCCCCGGTTTGCCAATATGCTTACTAACGGTATGCAGCAACGTGGGCATGAAACCGAAGTTTGGACATCTAAGGCTTTTTTTTACAATCTCGGTGTACCAAAGAGCCTAAAAAAATGGCTTGGTTATATTGATCAATACATTCTGTTCCCGGGCCAGGTTCGCAAACGATTAAAAGCTTATCCGGCGGAAACACTGTTCGTATTTACGGATCACGCTCTTGGCCCATGGATCCCGTTGGTAGTTAAAAGACCGCATGTGATTCACTGTCACGATTTTTTAGCACAGCAATCCGCATTAGGAATGATTGCCGAAAACAAAACAGGAAACAGTGGTAAAAAATATCAGCAATATATCCGCAACGGGTACAGTAAAGGCAAAAACTTTATCTCGGTTTCAGTTAAAACACAAACTGATCTGCACCAGATGCTGGGTTCAAAGCCTGCAATGTCAGAAGTGGTATATAACGGTTTAAACCAGGAGTTTACTTCTGCTGAAGTAACCCTTGTGAGGATGCAGTTGAGCAAGGAAACAAGTATTGATCTCAGCGGCGGCTATATATTGCACATCGGAGGTAATCAGTGGTATAAAAACCGCGCGGGAGTAATCCAAATTTACAATGCCTGGCGGGCGAAAAACGATAGCAAGCTACCGCTAATAATGTTGGGCGTAACGCCTAATCCAAAAATTATCGCTGAGTATAACCAGTCGACATATAAAAATGATATCCATTTGCTTTCGGGCAAAAGCGACCTTTTTGTAAGAAATGCTTACGCCGGTGCATCTGTGCTTTTGTTCCCTTCGCTTGCCGAAGGTTTTGGCTGGCCAATTGCCGAGGCTATGGCTTCAGGCTGCCCTGTTATCACAACCGGTGAAGCACCAATGACAGAAGTGGGAGGTGATGCCGCTTTTTATATCCCTCGTCAGCCTCAGGATCCGGAAGGGTTAAATGAGTGGCTGCAAACTTCAAGCAATCTGTTAAACACCGTATTAACATCATCGGCACAACAACGCACCGAGATGATTAGCAAGGGGTTTATAAACGTAGGCCGGTTTGATACCGATGTTACCTTGAATGAAATTGAAAAGATCTACCAGCAAATAGTTACCAGCTAA
- a CDS encoding glycosyltransferase family 4 protein: MKVIYTSPNSSHHYRYARMLHEAGVLHKFVSGFSRLSPRAALDELGDELVRKDFLQTAYLISLRSKIPVAVSRQIAYLAKIEQDNACKRYLDGADIFMYYNGSGLNTSKAARKKGKIVIVEAVNSHVQYQEDLMKEEYESLGLPWVPFHAKEKERRLAEYQLADYILLPSNFVKRSFIQAGFPEKMLLRVPYGFTQLTSATTENVEKEQKEFVVLYVGSISVRKGLRYLIKAFEQLNHPNKKLMIVGPESNPNGLNDIVIPEGVVFTGILKGEQLNAAYKGASVFCLPSIEEGLALVLGEALSFGVPIIATENTGADDIITNGEEGFIVPIRDSNSILEKLQLLADDRDAYNTMKEKAVKKASSLKGWDETGRLLVASLNDVFTARV, encoded by the coding sequence ATGAAAGTAATATATACATCACCTAACAGTAGTCATCACTATCGTTATGCACGCATGCTTCATGAGGCTGGGGTGCTGCACAAGTTTGTAAGCGGGTTCTCAAGATTAAGCCCCCGGGCAGCGCTTGACGAATTAGGTGACGAGTTGGTTCGTAAAGATTTTCTTCAAACAGCTTACCTGATTAGTTTAAGGTCAAAAATTCCGGTTGCGGTAAGCAGGCAGATTGCTTACCTGGCTAAAATTGAACAGGACAACGCTTGCAAACGCTATCTCGACGGGGCTGATATCTTCATGTACTACAATGGTAGCGGCTTAAACACAAGCAAAGCAGCCCGAAAAAAAGGCAAGATCGTTATAGTGGAGGCCGTTAACAGCCATGTGCAATACCAGGAAGATCTGATGAAGGAGGAATATGAATCATTGGGTTTGCCGTGGGTGCCATTTCATGCTAAAGAAAAAGAAAGGCGCTTAGCCGAATACCAGCTGGCCGATTACATACTGCTTCCGTCCAATTTTGTAAAAAGGAGCTTTATTCAAGCTGGTTTCCCCGAAAAAATGTTGCTGAGGGTACCTTATGGCTTTACTCAGTTAACGTCCGCTACTACAGAAAATGTTGAAAAAGAACAAAAAGAGTTTGTGGTTTTATACGTTGGCAGTATCTCGGTACGCAAAGGCCTAAGGTATTTGATCAAGGCTTTTGAACAGCTTAATCACCCCAACAAAAAGTTGATGATAGTAGGCCCGGAAAGTAACCCTAATGGCTTGAATGATATTGTAATACCGGAAGGTGTGGTATTTACCGGCATATTAAAAGGCGAGCAACTTAACGCCGCCTATAAAGGCGCGAGTGTTTTCTGCTTGCCATCTATTGAAGAAGGGCTTGCATTGGTATTAGGCGAAGCCTTATCATTCGGCGTGCCAATAATAGCCACCGAAAACACAGGTGCAGACGATATTATTACCAATGGTGAAGAAGGATTTATAGTGCCAATAAGGGATAGCAATAGTATTCTTGAAAAACTGCAATTGCTTGCTGATGACAGGGATGCTTATAACACGATGAAAGAAAAAGCGGTTAAAAAAGCCAGCAGCCTTAAAGGTTGGGACGAAACCGGCCGTTTGTTGGTAGCATCACTTAATGATGTATTTACCGCCAGGGTTTAA
- a CDS encoding glycosyltransferase family 4 protein, which produces MKDVEVKLFFASMLGYKKYVDKNFGQEISWNNLRLDEFDHEFLNGEQVLPSTKELDAPSITEELDNYHPDAIITYGHFQKVQRRAHKWAKANNVPIVYITDSENRQRRKWYKLLAKFFLLRQYYNKVNYFFTVGDANEAYFKLYGVPEKKFIRMHYPIDVDVYADAYQNKAALRSQIREQYGIPKEDFVIAVVGKLVTWKNQEHLIDLLIDLESKGQKAHAFILGSGKTLDGLKQKAEQLKVNKAHFTGFVDPLSLPAYYAAIDAYVHPASIEPHSLAISEAIYMGCPVILSSTCGSYGDTDDVQVNKNGYVYNFGDIQELSEKVIKLINDQQLRQQFSDHSRKISLKFQQRAHRDSMLDLINKVNKGKRKAVSV; this is translated from the coding sequence ATGAAGGATGTTGAAGTAAAGCTGTTTTTTGCCTCGATGCTGGGCTATAAAAAATATGTCGACAAAAATTTCGGACAGGAAATATCCTGGAACAACCTCAGGTTAGACGAATTTGATCATGAATTTTTGAATGGCGAACAGGTTCTTCCGTCAACAAAGGAGCTTGATGCCCCATCAATAACCGAGGAACTGGATAATTACCATCCTGACGCCATCATTACTTATGGGCATTTTCAAAAAGTGCAGCGTAGGGCGCACAAGTGGGCAAAAGCCAATAATGTGCCTATTGTTTACATTACAGATTCTGAAAACCGCCAGCGCCGTAAATGGTATAAACTTTTGGCCAAATTCTTTTTGCTAAGGCAATATTACAACAAGGTGAACTACTTTTTTACCGTTGGCGATGCGAATGAAGCCTATTTCAAACTTTACGGTGTACCCGAAAAGAAATTTATCAGGATGCATTACCCAATTGATGTTGATGTATACGCCGATGCTTACCAAAACAAAGCTGCCTTACGTAGTCAAATTCGCGAGCAATACGGCATCCCCAAAGAAGATTTTGTGATAGCTGTAGTAGGTAAGCTGGTAACCTGGAAAAACCAGGAACACCTGATAGATCTTTTGATCGATCTGGAGAGTAAAGGTCAAAAGGCGCACGCGTTCATCCTTGGCTCCGGTAAAACCCTTGACGGTTTAAAGCAAAAAGCCGAACAATTAAAGGTTAATAAAGCTCATTTCACGGGCTTTGTTGATCCGTTAAGCCTGCCTGCTTATTACGCGGCTATAGATGCTTATGTGCATCCGGCCAGTATCGAACCTCATTCATTAGCCATAAGCGAAGCAATTTACATGGGATGCCCTGTAATTTTGAGTAGCACCTGTGGCAGCTACGGCGATACCGATGACGTTCAGGTAAACAAGAACGGTTATGTGTATAACTTTGGTGATATCCAGGAACTTTCTGAGAAAGTTATAAAGCTGATCAACGATCAGCAGCTACGCCAGCAATTCAGCGATCACTCACGTAAGATCTCTTTAAAATTTCAGCAGCGTGCGCACCGCGATTCTATGCTTGATTTGATAAATAAGGTTAATAAAGGCAAACGCAAAGCTGTATCTGTTTAA
- a CDS encoding acyltransferase family protein, whose protein sequence is MERNTDTLYILRFIAAIMVVWYHFGSPTFFSYNGGEAVNFFFFISGFVMIVANARYFKSENTEFARKEFYVKRFARIYPLYFLALLAQAIFHYCIKTIDTPTVKYRLIFEVLGIERWLYVGAFNAPGWTISCEFFFYLFFPFLIVYMRKNEKKYKTMAWGYFIFTYCLTLVLSYLSELHLPTIPKLVVTGLRLNPVFLISIFILGMLCGKVFLDRKALFFRNQINSLITVILCIAIVFLVKFYVPGYYVLANGLLSPVYFVMVLAVTSFKKKDTAFFSSKPIVFLGDISYSIYIFQAPFMNYFKMFVMPIGTWPALIVATLALIAFCSILYFTVEMPCKNLILNLFNKRRAPKEPDFAVL, encoded by the coding sequence ATGGAAAGAAATACCGATACACTGTATATTTTACGTTTTATTGCCGCAATAATGGTGGTTTGGTATCACTTTGGCAGCCCTACGTTTTTTTCTTACAATGGCGGAGAGGCGGTTAACTTTTTCTTTTTTATTTCCGGCTTTGTCATGATTGTTGCCAACGCCCGGTATTTTAAAAGTGAAAATACCGAGTTTGCAAGGAAAGAGTTTTATGTAAAGCGCTTTGCACGTATTTATCCTTTATACTTTTTAGCGTTGCTGGCACAGGCTATTTTTCACTATTGCATTAAAACTATTGATACCCCTACAGTAAAATACAGGTTAATATTTGAGGTTTTAGGTATTGAACGCTGGTTGTATGTTGGCGCGTTTAACGCTCCGGGCTGGACAATATCATGCGAGTTCTTTTTCTATCTTTTCTTTCCGTTCCTTATCGTTTACATGCGCAAGAATGAGAAAAAGTATAAAACTATGGCATGGGGATATTTCATTTTTACCTATTGTTTAACGCTGGTTTTATCGTATTTAAGCGAGCTTCATTTACCTACCATTCCTAAATTGGTGGTTACCGGATTGCGCCTTAATCCGGTATTCCTGATCTCAATTTTTATTTTGGGAATGCTATGCGGTAAGGTGTTTCTTGACAGGAAGGCACTTTTTTTCAGGAATCAGATAAACTCATTAATAACGGTAATACTTTGTATCGCAATCGTATTCCTGGTTAAGTTTTATGTGCCGGGGTATTATGTGCTTGCCAACGGCTTACTATCGCCGGTTTACTTTGTAATGGTGTTAGCTGTTACAAGCTTCAAGAAAAAAGATACAGCATTCTTCAGCTCAAAACCAATCGTCTTTTTAGGTGATATCAGTTATAGCATCTATATTTTCCAGGCTCCATTCATGAATTACTTTAAAATGTTTGTGATGCCGATAGGCACCTGGCCTGCTTTGATAGTTGCCACACTTGCGCTCATAGCCTTCTGCAGTATTTTATATTTTACTGTTGAAATGCCTTGCAAAAACCTGATCCTGAATTTATTTAACAAAAGGCGGGCCCCTAAAGAACCAGACTTCGCGGTGTTATAA
- a CDS encoding thioesterase II family protein yields MSEKINLVCLPFAGGNKYSYRPLFTENSAVFNVITLEYPGRGTRIFEELTSDIDALVNDLFNQLKPILSKGNYAIYGHSLGGLLAYLLAVKIRENSYELPKHIFITGASGPSATSRQTKRFHLYPHKEFIDEVIILGGMPDEILQDNAMLEFLEPILRNDFKVSETYIHKAAEPLNIPFTVITGTDEDLKAEEVLLWQNESIPAVDFIQLEGDHFFIMQHRAFIINAIAEKLTKQLETF; encoded by the coding sequence ATGAGCGAAAAGATCAACTTAGTTTGTCTGCCGTTTGCCGGAGGGAACAAGTATTCATACAGGCCTTTGTTTACCGAAAATTCGGCTGTATTCAATGTTATTACCCTCGAATATCCGGGCAGGGGAACGCGGATTTTTGAAGAGCTTACGTCAGATATTGACGCGCTGGTTAATGATCTGTTTAATCAGCTAAAACCTATATTAAGCAAAGGCAATTATGCCATATATGGTCATAGCCTGGGTGGTTTGCTGGCTTATTTGCTTGCGGTGAAAATTCGTGAAAATAGCTACGAGCTGCCTAAGCATATTTTCATCACCGGCGCTTCAGGCCCGTCGGCAACATCGCGTCAAACAAAAAGGTTTCATTTATATCCGCATAAAGAATTTATTGATGAGGTGATCATATTAGGCGGAATGCCCGATGAGATTTTACAGGACAATGCCATGCTGGAATTTCTTGAACCAATCCTGCGTAATGATTTTAAGGTAAGCGAAACCTATATACACAAAGCTGCCGAACCACTGAATATCCCTTTTACGGTTATCACGGGTACTGACGAAGATCTTAAGGCAGAAGAAGTTTTGCTGTGGCAAAATGAAAGTATCCCGGCAGTTGATTTTATACAGCTTGAAGGTGACCATTTTTTTATCATGCAGCACAGGGCTTTTATTATCAATGCTATAGCTGAAAAGCTGACCAAACAATTAGAAACATTTTAG
- a CDS encoding WcaF family extracellular polysaccharide biosynthesis acetyltransferase has translation METTIYPMQTDLSKFTIGDYKNGNKLKVTVWYFINYFIFNSAFPWPYKMKVTLLRLFGSKVGNGVVIKTKVKIKNPWRLTIGDHTWIGESVWIDNLEDVSIGKNVCISQDAMLLTGNHDYTKVDFPYRLGKITLHDGTWIGAKSVVCPGVVCRSHSILTVNSVATKDLEQWSIYSGNPAAFVRIRKGITD, from the coding sequence ATGGAAACTACTATTTACCCTATGCAAACGGATCTTTCAAAATTTACTATTGGCGATTATAAAAACGGCAATAAATTAAAAGTAACCGTTTGGTATTTTATCAACTACTTCATCTTTAACAGCGCGTTTCCCTGGCCTTATAAAATGAAAGTGACTTTACTTCGGTTGTTTGGTTCAAAGGTGGGCAATGGTGTTGTTATCAAAACAAAAGTTAAAATTAAAAACCCGTGGCGATTAACCATTGGCGATCATACCTGGATAGGAGAATCGGTTTGGATAGATAACCTGGAAGATGTGAGCATCGGAAAAAACGTTTGTATTTCGCAGGATGCCATGCTGCTTACAGGTAACCATGATTATACTAAAGTAGATTTTCCATATCGTTTGGGTAAGATCACGCTTCATGATGGTACATGGATTGGCGCAAAAAGCGTAGTATGCCCCGGAGTGGTTTGCCGCAGTCATTCTATTTTAACTGTTAACTCAGTTGCCACTAAAGACCTTGAGCAATGGAGTATCTACTCAGGAAACCCGGCCGCTTTTGTAAGGATTAGAAAAGGAATCACCGATTAA